One part of the Sphingobacterium sp. LZ7M1 genome encodes these proteins:
- a CDS encoding beta-N-acetylhexosaminidase encodes MKLIKTLSLCGILLLAGQVQAQKNNLEVKWDFNENYNPKDNLALKIIVKNNDMQNLNLKGYNLWFNSMYPIEEKSVDGYSIHNRNGNLYSIDFTDQSFIKAKDSLVIDYKSPYPITHTSLTPNGFYLQNRDNPKEIINIGHPQVIPLHLSSEEQNKFLNELFEKNASRISSGEQLILPTPAHIKVGKGTYKFNSDVSYYVHEHFNFALKPFQELAQQLSQFNFVNGNEGDANIKILYKKGMANEEYNLKIDNRGISIEASEPAGAFYALQSIKSLLTAEQLKGKADVSLPYLEVNDKPRFEYRGFMMDIARNFKGIETIKKYIDVLAQLKVNKLHLHFIDDEGWRLEIPSLPELTEIGSQRSPFYQDGTSIQPAYGSGTNVTEGHFLTKAQFQEILKYAAANYISVIPEIETPGHARAAIKSMETRYNRLMKAGKTQEAEEFLLYEAEDKSEYSSAQYWDDNVMNPALPSVYRFLDVVLDDIKKMYDEVGLKLEVVSLGGDEVPAGSWEKSPAIQALMEKEGFKTVYEVWPYYVKKINEICASKGLIMAGWEEFGMVNKGSGMVVNEELAHLNMHLDVWNNVIGGGHEDLVYKLANAGYKTMFISAANLYLDMVWDRDFREPGLKWAAISDLYHSFSLLPENFFSNMAITEPGKKLEPKYLASKVRLTEKGKSNLLGIKAALWAETVLTPERMDYMLFPRLYALSERAWAPKRVWEEDSKFDKKAFAQSYSDFVNKVGKKELPKLDLIADGFNYRLPSVGVVQKGNKIQANIEYPGFDIFYTLDGSEPNSGSQRFPIDGIQVKKGDKINLAVVDDKGRIGRVSTYLAQ; translated from the coding sequence ATGAAACTAATTAAAACCCTAAGTCTCTGCGGAATTCTTTTGTTGGCTGGCCAAGTGCAGGCCCAAAAGAATAATCTGGAAGTAAAATGGGATTTCAATGAAAATTATAACCCCAAAGATAATCTAGCACTAAAGATCATTGTAAAAAACAATGACATGCAGAATTTGAACCTTAAAGGATACAACCTTTGGTTCAATTCCATGTATCCCATTGAAGAGAAAAGTGTGGATGGTTATTCGATACATAACCGCAACGGAAACTTATATTCCATCGATTTTACGGATCAATCCTTCATCAAAGCGAAAGACTCCTTGGTGATCGATTATAAATCACCCTATCCAATTACCCATACCTCCCTTACTCCAAATGGTTTTTACCTTCAAAACAGAGATAATCCCAAGGAAATCATCAATATCGGACATCCGCAGGTGATTCCGCTGCATCTCAGTTCCGAGGAACAGAACAAATTTCTAAACGAACTCTTTGAAAAGAATGCTTCTAGGATCTCTTCGGGTGAGCAGTTGATTCTTCCCACACCTGCCCATATCAAAGTAGGTAAAGGGACTTATAAATTCAATTCCGATGTCAGTTACTATGTTCATGAACATTTCAACTTTGCTCTAAAGCCTTTCCAGGAACTCGCTCAGCAACTGAGCCAATTCAATTTTGTCAACGGAAATGAAGGGGATGCCAACATCAAGATCCTCTATAAAAAAGGAATGGCTAATGAGGAGTACAATCTAAAAATAGACAACAGAGGCATTTCTATTGAAGCGAGCGAGCCAGCTGGAGCATTCTATGCTCTACAATCCATCAAGTCCTTGCTTACTGCAGAACAATTGAAGGGCAAGGCAGATGTAAGCCTTCCGTATTTGGAAGTCAATGACAAACCAAGGTTCGAATACCGTGGTTTTATGATGGATATAGCCCGTAATTTTAAGGGTATTGAAACCATCAAAAAATACATTGATGTATTGGCTCAATTGAAGGTCAACAAACTCCATCTGCACTTCATTGATGATGAAGGTTGGCGATTAGAGATCCCATCCTTACCGGAGTTGACAGAAATTGGCTCCCAACGATCACCTTTCTATCAGGACGGGACGAGTATTCAACCTGCCTATGGATCTGGAACGAACGTGACTGAAGGTCATTTCTTGACCAAAGCCCAATTTCAGGAAATATTGAAATATGCTGCGGCAAACTATATCTCCGTCATTCCAGAGATTGAAACGCCAGGTCATGCACGAGCTGCCATCAAATCAATGGAAACTCGGTACAACAGGTTAATGAAAGCTGGTAAAACCCAAGAAGCAGAAGAGTTCTTACTTTACGAAGCCGAGGACAAATCCGAATACAGTTCGGCGCAATACTGGGACGATAATGTGATGAACCCGGCCTTGCCTTCCGTTTACCGCTTTTTAGACGTTGTATTGGACGATATCAAGAAGATGTATGATGAGGTTGGCTTGAAGTTAGAGGTGGTTTCCCTGGGAGGAGATGAGGTTCCAGCGGGTTCATGGGAGAAATCTCCGGCCATCCAGGCCCTGATGGAAAAAGAAGGCTTTAAAACTGTTTATGAGGTTTGGCCATACTACGTCAAGAAGATCAACGAAATCTGTGCCTCCAAAGGGTTGATCATGGCTGGATGGGAAGAGTTCGGAATGGTCAATAAAGGCTCTGGAATGGTAGTCAATGAGGAGTTGGCTCATCTCAATATGCATCTTGATGTATGGAACAACGTAATCGGGGGAGGCCATGAGGATTTAGTCTATAAATTGGCCAATGCTGGATACAAGACCATGTTCATCAGCGCAGCTAATCTCTACCTGGATATGGTCTGGGACCGTGATTTCAGGGAGCCTGGATTAAAATGGGCCGCAATATCCGATCTTTATCATTCCTTTTCATTGTTGCCTGAGAACTTTTTCTCCAATATGGCCATTACGGAACCTGGCAAGAAATTGGAACCGAAATACCTGGCTTCCAAAGTAAGGTTGACCGAAAAAGGAAAATCTAATCTCTTAGGTATTAAAGCCGCTCTTTGGGCAGAGACCGTATTGACCCCAGAACGCATGGACTATATGTTGTTCCCAAGGTTATATGCTTTGTCTGAGCGCGCTTGGGCTCCTAAAAGAGTGTGGGAGGAGGACTCCAAATTTGATAAGAAGGCCTTTGCTCAAAGCTATTCCGATTTTGTCAATAAAGTAGGAAAGAAGGAACTTCCGAAACTGGACCTAATCGCTGATGGGTTCAACTATAGATTACCTTCCGTAGGCGTTGTCCAAAAAGGGAACAAAATCCAAGCAAATATTGAATATCCAGGCTTTGATATCTTCTATACCCTTGATGGTTCAGAACCTAATTCAGGATCACAGCGATTCCCTATAGATGGAATCCAGGTCAAAAAAGGAGACAAGATCAATTTGGCTGTAGTAGACGATAAAGGCAGGATAGGAAGAGTATCAACCTACCTAGCCCAATAA
- a CDS encoding helix-turn-helix transcriptional regulator → MKKGMVVRSEITELRRVLYDNFIEDNPTNDDKSVYDNQFDYEQNGITVCCKTQLAKGLHIAEVNLDTCCSLTNTWSTEKPHVRFFFYLKGNSHVNNGAGNESYSHRIGMLQRNFLDTQGGGGEIVIEKNDQVHYIIIKMTYSFYLQLLKDEEWIDNDPFHQYILGGKPENRPNETLFMDLGILKILQEIMNNESVVHHRYHYLKLKLKELLFVIYQKTNTGEVVPAKGSNSNNRLEEIRSFLVQNLENPPSSADLAKRFMLNERKLKADFQKKFGKTIYGLVIQMRMEKAIQLLYENLNVNEIACILGYSSVPHFIKVFRTYYGDTPKQFMLDIHNKSTSIPQSKLLCNHIQ, encoded by the coding sequence ATGAAAAAAGGGATGGTAGTGCGTTCAGAAATCACTGAATTGAGACGAGTTTTATACGACAATTTTATAGAGGACAATCCAACAAATGATGATAAATCAGTATACGACAATCAATTTGACTATGAACAGAATGGGATAACAGTATGCTGCAAAACACAGCTTGCAAAAGGATTGCATATCGCCGAGGTTAACCTGGATACTTGCTGTTCACTGACCAATACATGGTCGACCGAGAAACCCCATGTCCGCTTCTTCTTTTATCTGAAAGGAAACTCACATGTGAACAATGGCGCTGGAAATGAAAGCTATTCACATCGGATAGGGATGCTACAACGGAACTTTTTAGATACCCAAGGGGGAGGAGGAGAGATTGTTATAGAGAAAAATGATCAGGTACATTATATCATCATAAAAATGACCTATTCTTTTTATTTGCAATTATTAAAAGATGAAGAATGGATAGACAACGACCCGTTTCATCAATATATTCTGGGTGGAAAACCTGAGAATCGGCCGAATGAAACGTTATTTATGGATTTAGGTATCTTGAAAATCCTGCAGGAAATCATGAATAATGAAAGTGTTGTCCATCATCGCTATCATTACCTGAAGCTTAAATTGAAAGAATTGCTGTTTGTGATATATCAGAAAACCAATACCGGAGAGGTTGTCCCAGCGAAGGGTTCTAATTCAAACAATAGACTTGAAGAAATTAGATCTTTCCTTGTTCAAAATTTAGAAAATCCTCCATCAAGTGCAGATTTAGCAAAGCGGTTTATGCTGAATGAAAGAAAACTAAAAGCAGATTTCCAGAAAAAATTTGGAAAGACCATTTACGGTCTTGTTATACAGATGCGTATGGAGAAGGCTATACAGCTTTTGTATGAAAACTTAAATGTTAATGAGATAGCATGTATTTTGGGGTATAGCAGTGTTCCACATTTCATCAAAGTGTTCAGGACTTACTATGGCGACACCCCAAAACAGTTCATGCTAGATATTCATAATAAGAGTACGTCTATTCCTCAATCCAAGCTTTTATGTAATCATATTCAATGA
- a CDS encoding TonB-dependent receptor plug domain-containing protein encodes MKKVLLLIIIIGLSALQAFPQSSKITGHVFNQKGQVIDHASVRICKTDHHSEVDKNGRFILSTSAGEYELSVSAIGYKSQLRRIKVHDNENINQVFYLEIDPSTNIDQVVVQGKSAVQKVRETPFNVVAIDAKSQYNSTLDLAHLLDKASGVKIRETGGVGSDMNITLNGFTGRNIRVFIDGVPMEGMGSAFQLNNIPVNAADRIEIYKGVVPIEFGSDALGGVINIVTNQSANTSLDASYSYGSFNTQRSNLSLNHTFKSGVSLQLNAFQNYSDNNYNVKTSYRIFAKDNSPGSEGDNWQTGSAWSADSSWFRRFHDHYRNETLIAKVGVVGKKWADRMLFGLTMGQVHRDIQHGSEMRYVFGERTAFSKSILPSFVYDKRNLLIEGLSVRATGNYNYEKAGSIDTSAYKYSWDGSKKKMADLRGVNAAYGEASLGMAEYSNSNQSASLGIGYRINKSHSVSINNNLSFYSRKPNLESIANDLYPELPNAADSMTRTSLKNSLGFEYRFTFRKKWNTIVFGKHYLNRATGPQTNEELITSKRQENASKTGYGIASNYFYKDFQFKASAEKAYRLPNDRELFGDELLDEGNITLQPEESNNYNLGITFNKEISPSYSLFLDWAGYHRDTYNFIQRLPGRKGDAINGETVFQNRNHGRVTRWGTDFEARLYYKNRASIGGTFTYMDIRDKAPFSNLAETQPNGNYGYRMPNLPYFFWNVDATYYFHNLFGKGNTLNLNYTLNFVDKIYLHSYAYADRASKAIVPQQLYSDFSASYMLKNGKYNISVEARNLADAMLYDNYSLQKPGRSFAVKLRYYFIKRNNSSIN; translated from the coding sequence ATGAAAAAAGTGTTACTCCTGATAATTATTATCGGATTATCAGCCCTCCAAGCTTTCCCTCAATCATCAAAAATAACTGGACATGTTTTCAACCAGAAAGGTCAAGTGATCGACCATGCTTCTGTACGCATATGTAAAACCGACCACCATTCAGAAGTTGATAAAAACGGTAGGTTTATCTTGTCGACTTCTGCAGGTGAATATGAACTTTCAGTCTCAGCAATAGGATACAAAAGTCAGCTTAGGCGGATAAAGGTTCATGACAATGAAAACATCAATCAGGTATTCTATCTTGAGATTGACCCAAGTACCAATATAGATCAAGTTGTGGTTCAGGGAAAAAGTGCGGTACAGAAAGTCCGCGAAACTCCATTCAATGTGGTGGCCATAGATGCAAAATCTCAGTACAATTCCACATTAGATTTAGCGCATCTATTAGATAAGGCTTCAGGCGTAAAAATTCGTGAAACGGGAGGTGTTGGTTCCGATATGAACATTACCCTGAACGGCTTTACTGGGAGAAACATCCGAGTCTTCATCGATGGAGTGCCTATGGAGGGAATGGGGTCTGCCTTTCAACTGAACAATATCCCTGTGAATGCCGCTGACCGCATTGAAATATACAAAGGAGTTGTGCCTATTGAATTTGGCTCAGACGCATTAGGTGGAGTTATCAATATAGTCACCAACCAGTCTGCCAATACATCCCTGGATGCATCCTATTCCTATGGATCTTTTAATACCCAGAGAAGTAACCTCAGTTTGAACCACACCTTCAAATCGGGAGTCTCACTCCAATTGAATGCTTTTCAAAATTATTCTGACAACAATTATAATGTAAAGACATCATACCGGATTTTTGCTAAGGACAATTCACCTGGATCCGAAGGAGATAATTGGCAAACCGGATCTGCATGGTCTGCAGACTCTTCTTGGTTCAGACGCTTTCATGATCATTACAGGAACGAGACCTTAATCGCCAAAGTAGGTGTGGTTGGTAAGAAATGGGCTGACAGAATGTTATTTGGGTTAACGATGGGACAAGTTCATCGAGATATCCAACATGGGTCTGAAATGAGGTATGTGTTTGGCGAAAGGACTGCATTCAGCAAATCTATCCTGCCCTCTTTCGTTTATGACAAAAGGAACCTATTAATTGAAGGATTAAGCGTCCGAGCAACAGGGAATTACAACTACGAAAAAGCTGGGAGTATAGATACTTCTGCTTATAAGTACAGTTGGGATGGCTCTAAAAAGAAAATGGCGGACCTAAGAGGGGTCAATGCAGCTTATGGTGAAGCAAGTCTAGGAATGGCGGAATATTCTAACAGCAACCAATCAGCATCCCTAGGTATCGGTTACCGCATCAACAAGAGTCATTCTGTTAGCATCAATAACAACCTCTCCTTTTATTCCAGAAAACCAAATCTGGAAAGTATTGCAAATGACCTTTACCCAGAACTTCCAAATGCAGCAGATAGCATGACCAGAACAAGTCTAAAGAATTCTTTGGGCTTTGAGTACAGATTTACCTTCAGGAAAAAATGGAACACCATCGTATTTGGAAAGCATTACTTAAACAGAGCAACCGGCCCACAAACCAACGAGGAATTAATAACTTCTAAAAGACAGGAAAACGCCTCTAAAACAGGTTACGGTATTGCGAGCAATTATTTCTATAAAGACTTCCAATTTAAAGCCTCTGCTGAAAAGGCATATCGATTGCCGAATGATCGCGAATTATTTGGCGATGAGCTTTTAGATGAAGGAAACATCACGTTACAACCGGAAGAGTCCAACAATTATAACCTGGGCATTACTTTCAACAAGGAAATCAGCCCTTCATACAGCTTGTTTCTTGACTGGGCGGGATACCATAGGGACACCTATAATTTCATCCAACGATTGCCAGGCAGAAAAGGAGATGCAATAAATGGTGAAACTGTATTCCAAAATAGGAACCACGGGCGAGTGACCAGATGGGGAACTGATTTTGAAGCACGCCTATACTATAAAAACAGGGCTTCTATAGGAGGTACATTTACTTACATGGATATCAGGGACAAGGCCCCTTTCTCCAACCTTGCCGAAACACAACCCAATGGCAACTATGGTTACCGAATGCCCAATCTGCCTTACTTCTTCTGGAATGTTGATGCCACCTATTACTTCCACAACCTTTTCGGTAAAGGAAATACCCTAAACCTCAATTACACCCTAAACTTTGTGGACAAAATCTACCTGCATTCCTATGCCTATGCCGATAGGGCATCCAAAGCAATTGTACCTCAGCAATTATATAGCGACTTCTCCGCAAGCTACATGCTTAAAAACGGTAAATACAATATCAGTGTGGAAGCCAGAAACCTAGCAGACGCCATGCTCTATGATAATTACAGCTTACAAAAACCGGGAAGAAGTTTCGCTGTAAAACTTAGGTATTACTTTATAAAACGCAATAACTCATCAATAAATTAA